GATGCGCGTGGCCGAGGTCACCGGGTTGAGCTTGACCTCGAGCTTGTCGAGCTTGAGCTCCTTCTTTACCGCGTCGACGATCTTGTAGCAGATGTCCATCGCGAAGCCGACGGGCTTCTGGTTGTCGTCGAGATAAGAGAACGGAATCGAGGAGTCGCGGAAGCCGAGGGTGATGGCGCCGGTGTCCTTGATGTTCTTCAGCGTGCCGGTGAGTTCCTCGGCCCCAGCCTGGCTCACAGCAAAGGTCGCGACGAGCGCGAGGCCGATGTGACGGAAATGTTTCACTTTTTCTCCCCTTTCAGGATGATGCGGCCGGATGCAAGCACATCTTGGCCCGGATTAGAATGTGACTTTCGGCTGGATGCCCGCCCAGGTTAATGGACTGAGGCAAGCGGCCTCACGTCAAGGGTCTGGGTAATTCACCGAGATCCCAGAACAAGCCGGCCATCACCGTCAAGGCTTCTTCGGTCAATGGCAGCAGGATGTGTTCATTCGGCGCATGCTGGGAGCAGCCGGGATAGGAGTGCGGGACCCAGATCGTCGGCAGGCCCAGGACTTCCGAAAACACGTCGTTCGGCAGCGAGCCGCCGAAATTTGGCAGCACCGCCGGCGCCTTGCCGGTGGTCTCTCGCACCGAATCCGCCGCCCATTTGATCCACGGGCTGTCGAAATCGGTGCGCGAGGCCGCAAAGCTCTGGGCCGCCCGCACCTCGACCATCGGAAAGCCCTTTGCAACCAGATGCGCGCGGACGGCCTCGATCAGGCCATCGACCTTGGTGCCGACGACGAAACGCAGCTGCAACACGGCATTGGCGTGGCCGGGGATGGCATTGGCCGGCTTCTCGATATTGCCCGACGACATCGCCAGAACTTCCAGCGTATTCCAGGCATAGAGCCGCTCGGCCGCGGACAGGCCATCCTCGCCCCAATTCTCCGCAAGCGCGGGCTCGTCCTCGGTCGGGACCACCTGGACGTCGGCAAGGTAGCTGCGGATCTGGTTGGTCAGCCGCGGCGGCTTCAAGGCCTCCAGCTGAAGCCGGCCATGGCCGTCGACCAGCGTCGAGATCGCGTTGGCCAGGATGGTCGCGGGGTTGGCGAGCACGCCGCCCCAATTGCCGGAATGGTGTCCGCCATCGCGCAAGACCACATCGAGATGGATGCGGATGCCACCGCGGCAGCCCAGAAAAAGAGTCGGCCGATCTGCCGACAGCCGCGGCCCGTCGGAGGCCATGAATAGATCGGCCTTGAGCGCATCGCGGTTGAGGTC
This genomic interval from Bradyrhizobium guangzhouense contains the following:
- a CDS encoding M20 family metallopeptidase, which gives rise to MTRADAIARARDDFKSGAFLAELDRRVAYKTESQNASRGPELRAYLEQEMVPAFAALDFTSRIVESPSGKSPFLFAEHQESASLPTVLIYGHGDVVDGMEGEWREGRDPWRTTTSGIRLYGRGTADNKGQHSINMAALRAVREARGGKLGFNAKFIVEMGEEIGSPDLGKVCDLNRDALKADLFMASDGPRLSADRPTLFLGCRGGIRIHLDVVLRDGGHHSGNWGGVLANPATILANAISTLVDGHGRLQLEALKPPRLTNQIRSYLADVQVVPTEDEPALAENWGEDGLSAAERLYAWNTLEVLAMSSGNIEKPANAIPGHANAVLQLRFVVGTKVDGLIEAVRAHLVAKGFPMVEVRAAQSFAASRTDFDSPWIKWAADSVRETTGKAPAVLPNFGGSLPNDVFSEVLGLPTIWVPHSYPGCSQHAPNEHILLPLTEEALTVMAGLFWDLGELPRPLT